A portion of the Halogeometricum sp. S1BR25-6 genome contains these proteins:
- the lysS gene encoding lysine--tRNA ligase: MSDDSTHHDATPDDSGVPDAAADGTDTDEHRAFWADSVADEIAARDPGEPIVIKGGVSPSGVAHLGNFNEIMRGYFVAEVLRERGHEVRQVFTSDDKDPLRKLPRKLADAEGNIVGLGDVDAGALGRNLGKPYTAIPDPFGEADSYATHFANLLKADADRLGVPVEMISNTELYADGTFDPVVERVLSDVENAREVLSEYQRKVDEDYVPFNPVCEECGKVTETVTEIDLDSRTVEYVCTDLTVGDETIDGCGHEGTASFREGKLPWRFEWPGQWQVLGVDFEPFGKDHAEGSWPSGEDIARNVLGIDPPVPMTYEWFTLNGEALSSSAGNIVTVPEILELLEPEVLRYFFALDPRKARNLDLSRLDQLVDDFDRFERAYFGDVDDENLTAFAERAYPFVVEEVREERVRLPYTFAAVLGMTDDREVRVEMARNEGHFAEDTPEWAIEEALERVEKARAWAERMDNAYNYRLQVEMPDVHLESDVEAALDELADFVDAGHGGDEIQGEIYETAKRHDLEVGDLFGAGYRLFFDQPQGPRLGEFLGDLDRTFVVQRLRREE, translated from the coding sequence ATGAGCGACGACTCCACGCACCACGACGCCACGCCGGACGACTCCGGCGTCCCCGACGCGGCGGCGGACGGCACCGACACCGACGAACACCGCGCGTTCTGGGCCGACAGCGTCGCCGACGAGATAGCGGCGCGCGACCCGGGCGAGCCAATCGTCATCAAGGGGGGCGTCTCCCCCTCCGGCGTCGCCCACCTCGGCAACTTCAACGAGATTATGCGCGGCTACTTCGTCGCCGAGGTGCTCCGCGAACGCGGTCACGAGGTCCGACAGGTGTTCACGAGCGACGACAAGGACCCGCTCCGAAAGCTCCCACGCAAACTCGCGGACGCGGAGGGCAACATCGTCGGCCTCGGCGACGTCGACGCCGGTGCCCTTGGGCGCAATCTCGGCAAGCCTTACACCGCCATCCCGGACCCCTTCGGCGAGGCCGACTCCTACGCCACCCACTTCGCGAACCTGCTCAAGGCCGACGCCGACCGACTGGGCGTCCCCGTCGAGATGATATCGAACACCGAACTGTACGCCGACGGGACGTTCGACCCCGTCGTCGAACGCGTGCTCTCGGACGTCGAGAACGCCCGCGAGGTGTTGAGCGAGTACCAGCGGAAGGTCGACGAGGACTACGTCCCGTTCAACCCCGTCTGCGAGGAGTGCGGGAAGGTCACGGAGACGGTCACGGAGATAGATCTCGACTCGCGGACCGTGGAGTACGTCTGCACGGACCTCACCGTCGGCGACGAGACCATCGACGGGTGCGGTCACGAGGGAACGGCTTCGTTCAGAGAGGGGAAGCTCCCGTGGCGCTTCGAGTGGCCCGGCCAGTGGCAGGTGCTCGGCGTCGACTTCGAACCGTTCGGCAAGGACCACGCCGAGGGCTCGTGGCCCTCGGGCGAGGACATCGCGCGTAACGTCCTCGGTATCGACCCGCCCGTCCCGATGACCTACGAGTGGTTCACGCTGAACGGCGAGGCGCTGTCCTCCTCCGCGGGCAACATCGTCACCGTCCCCGAGATTCTGGAGCTCTTGGAACCCGAAGTCCTGCGGTACTTCTTCGCCTTGGACCCGCGGAAGGCGCGCAACCTCGACCTCTCTCGGTTAGACCAACTCGTCGACGACTTCGACCGCTTCGAGCGCGCGTACTTCGGCGACGTCGACGACGAGAACCTCACCGCGTTCGCCGAACGGGCCTATCCGTTCGTGGTCGAGGAGGTGCGCGAGGAGCGCGTTCGCCTCCCGTACACGTTCGCGGCCGTCCTCGGCATGACCGACGACCGCGAAGTGCGCGTCGAGATGGCGCGCAACGAGGGCCACTTCGCCGAGGACACGCCCGAGTGGGCGATAGAGGAGGCGCTCGAACGCGTCGAGAAGGCCCGCGCGTGGGCCGAGCGGATGGACAACGCGTACAACTACCGCCTGCAGGTCGAGATGCCGGACGTCCACCTCGAATCGGACGTGGAGGCGGCGCTGGACGAACTCGCCGACTTCGTCGACGCCGGCCACGGCGGCGACGAGATTCAGGGGGAGATATACGAGACGGCCAAGCGGCACGACCTAGAGGTGGGCGACCTGTTCGGCGCGGGCTACCGCCTGTTCTTCGACCAACCGCAGGGGCCGCGCCTCGGCGAGTTCCTCGGCGACCTCGACCGCACGTTCGTCGTGCAGCGACTCCGGCGCGAGGAGTAG
- the pyrH gene encoding UMP kinase has protein sequence MRVVVSIGGSVLAPDLDARRVEGHAEVIERLAREGVELGAVVGGGGVARDYITAARNLGANEVQLDQIGIDVTRINARLLIAALGPKVDPKVAHDYEEAGDAIRRGDISVMGGIMPGQTTDAVAAALAEYVDADLLVYATSADGVFDADPSTDESATRYDELSASELVDVIAPLSRDAGASAPVDLLAAKLIERSRMRTIVLDGTDPERIERAVMRGEHSGTDIIPDGTDDEPSYWAQR, from the coding sequence ATGAGAGTCGTCGTTTCTATCGGAGGTAGCGTGCTCGCGCCGGACTTGGACGCTCGGCGCGTCGAGGGTCACGCCGAGGTCATCGAGAGACTCGCCCGAGAGGGGGTCGAACTGGGAGCCGTCGTCGGCGGCGGCGGCGTCGCCCGCGACTACATCACCGCGGCGCGGAACCTCGGCGCCAACGAGGTCCAACTGGACCAGATCGGTATCGACGTGACGCGCATCAACGCGCGCCTCCTCATCGCCGCCCTCGGGCCGAAAGTGGACCCGAAGGTGGCGCACGACTACGAGGAAGCCGGCGACGCCATCCGCCGCGGCGACATCTCCGTGATGGGCGGCATCATGCCCGGTCAGACGACCGACGCCGTCGCCGCCGCCCTCGCGGAGTACGTCGACGCCGACCTGCTCGTCTACGCGACCAGCGCGGACGGCGTGTTCGACGCCGACCCGAGTACCGACGAGAGCGCGACGCGCTACGACGAACTCTCGGCCTCCGAACTCGTCGACGTCATCGCGCCGCTGAGCCGCGACGCCGGCGCCTCCGCCCCGGTCGACCTCCTCGCCGCCAAACTCATCGAGCGCTCGCGGATGCGCACTATCGTCCTCGACGGCACGGACCCCGAACGAATCGAACGCGCGGTGATGCGCGGAGAGCACTCCGGCACCGACATCATCCCCGACGGCACCGACGACGAACCGAGTTACTGGGCGCAACGATAA
- a CDS encoding molybdopterin synthase, translating to MHVLGAVGPEATSLLERVAPRLDGRVATVESVDETEVSSRPDGVDDAYALGEDSWRAAGADADLEGLLDDLSARHDYALLSGFPEAAVPTVSLGGADAADVVLEASDADGVDVDAVVDAAEAGEPHVTLSTLVERVKRSPRADRAGAIATFTGRVRAKDAEDDARTTELTFEKYEGVAEERMRAIESELAERDGVYEVTMFHRTGVVGDGEDIVFVVVLAGHRGESFRTVEDGIDRLKDEVPIFKKETTVEEDFWVHDR from the coding sequence ATGCACGTACTGGGAGCCGTCGGACCGGAGGCGACGTCGCTCCTCGAACGGGTCGCCCCCCGCCTCGACGGCCGCGTGGCGACGGTCGAATCGGTCGACGAGACCGAGGTGTCGTCCCGTCCGGACGGCGTCGACGACGCTTACGCGCTGGGCGAGGATTCGTGGCGCGCCGCGGGCGCGGACGCTGACCTCGAAGGACTGCTGGACGACCTGTCGGCGCGGCACGATTACGCGCTGCTCTCGGGGTTTCCCGAGGCCGCCGTCCCCACCGTCTCCCTCGGCGGCGCGGACGCGGCGGACGTCGTCCTCGAAGCGTCCGACGCGGACGGGGTCGACGTCGACGCCGTCGTTGACGCCGCGGAGGCGGGCGAACCGCACGTTACACTCTCGACGCTGGTCGAACGGGTCAAGCGGTCGCCGCGCGCGGACCGCGCCGGCGCCATCGCGACGTTCACCGGGCGCGTGCGCGCGAAAGACGCCGAGGACGACGCGCGGACGACCGAGTTGACGTTCGAGAAGTACGAGGGCGTCGCCGAGGAACGGATGCGCGCCATCGAGTCCGAACTCGCCGAACGCGACGGCGTCTACGAGGTGACGATGTTTCACCGCACCGGCGTCGTCGGAGACGGGGAGGACATCGTCTTCGTCGTCGTCCTCGCGGGCCACCGCGGCGAATCGTTCCGCACCGTCGAGGACGGCATCGACCGACTGAAAGACGAGGTGCCCATCTTCAAGAAGGAGACCACCGTCGAGGAGGACTTCTGGGTCCACGACCGGTGA
- a CDS encoding DUF7123 family protein has protein sequence MSATANPSHDAANELSKEDRLKQYLQEKAQDGEMYFKSKFIADEVGLSPKEIGALMVKLTDSATELTIEKWSYTSATTWRVAPAS, from the coding sequence ATGAGCGCAACCGCAAACCCCTCCCACGACGCCGCGAACGAACTCTCGAAGGAAGACCGTCTGAAGCAGTATCTCCAAGAGAAGGCACAGGACGGCGAGATGTACTTCAAATCCAAGTTCATCGCGGACGAGGTCGGCCTCTCTCCGAAGGAAATCGGCGCGCTGATGGTGAAACTCACCGACTCCGCGACCGAACTCACCATCGAGAAGTGGTCGTACACGAGTGCGACCACGTGGCGTGTCGCCCCCGCGTCGTAG
- a CDS encoding site-2 protease family protein — MDSGDSEELPPVEALRSVFALRETRRDGDHVLFYGESLVPERMLVREVWPAFRNAGYEVHVTSAPSGREDVVVARPVTPGVDGVPWKNVALFLATVVSTMVVGALMWYHIPLSELWANPLAVLRAWPFTAAVLGVLTTHELGHYVASRYHGVDVSLPYLVPFVFPFGTMGAIIQMRGQMPDRKALFDIGVAGPLAGLVATVVVTAVGLSLAPMSVPESLVREGGRVIVFNNPPLLDLIAAALNRPTEYTDPTVAVHPVVIGGWVGMFFTVLNLLPVGQLDGGHIVRAMFGEAQERIAAVVPLVLFGLAAYLHYVREYTLNESVGLWAFWGLLSVAIAYRGPANPVDDSPIGPLRMALGVLTFALGALCFLLVPIEITTL; from the coding sequence ATGGATTCTGGCGATTCGGAGGAACTCCCGCCGGTCGAGGCCCTCCGGTCGGTCTTCGCTCTCCGCGAGACCCGTCGCGACGGGGACCACGTCCTCTTCTACGGCGAGTCGCTGGTGCCCGAACGCATGCTCGTCCGAGAGGTGTGGCCGGCGTTCCGGAACGCGGGGTACGAGGTGCACGTCACCAGCGCGCCGTCGGGTCGCGAGGACGTCGTCGTCGCTCGACCCGTTACGCCCGGCGTCGACGGCGTTCCGTGGAAGAACGTCGCGCTGTTTCTCGCCACCGTCGTCTCGACGATGGTCGTGGGCGCACTCATGTGGTACCATATTCCGCTCTCCGAACTGTGGGCGAACCCCCTCGCCGTCCTCCGGGCGTGGCCGTTCACCGCCGCAGTCCTCGGGGTGCTGACGACGCACGAACTCGGCCACTACGTCGCCAGCCGTTACCACGGCGTCGACGTCTCGCTTCCCTACCTCGTCCCGTTCGTCTTCCCGTTCGGGACGATGGGCGCGATTATCCAGATGCGCGGGCAGATGCCCGACCGAAAGGCGCTGTTCGACATCGGCGTCGCCGGCCCCCTCGCCGGTCTGGTCGCCACAGTCGTCGTCACCGCCGTCGGCCTCTCCCTAGCGCCAATGAGCGTCCCCGAGTCGCTGGTGCGCGAGGGGGGGCGTGTCATCGTCTTCAACAACCCGCCGCTGTTGGACCTCATCGCCGCGGCGCTGAATCGGCCGACCGAGTACACCGACCCAACGGTGGCCGTCCACCCCGTGGTCATCGGCGGGTGGGTCGGGATGTTCTTCACCGTCTTGAACCTCCTACCGGTGGGCCAACTCGACGGCGGACACATCGTCCGCGCGATGTTCGGCGAGGCCCAAGAGCGAATCGCGGCCGTCGTTCCCCTCGTCCTGTTCGGACTCGCCGCCTACCTCCACTACGTCCGCGAGTACACCCTCAACGAGTCGGTCGGTCTGTGGGCGTTCTGGGGACTCCTCTCGGTCGCCATCGCCTACCGCGGCCCGGCGAATCCCGTCGACGACTCGCCCATCGGTCCCCTTCGAATGGCGCTGGGCGTTCTCACGTTCGCGCTCGGCGCGCTCTGCTTTCTGCTCGTTCCCATCGAGATAACGACGCTGTGA
- the thiL gene encoding thiamine-phosphate kinase has translation MDERSALRLLAADLPDAGDDAAVVDGLVVTTDMLHESTDFPAGTTRYTAGWRAVAASLSDVAAMGADATAAVAAYGAPSLDETELRDFVGGARDVCESVGAAYVGGDLDTHDEFTVATTALGETNAPLRRSGASPGETVCVTGALGRSAAALRAFEAGDDERANDLFRFDPRVGAGVALRPHATAMMDSSDGLARSLHQLAEASDCGFDIEWDRLPVHDAVTEYGADAADEREMAAHFGEDFELVFTLPADAADAARDALSVPLTVIGDVTDDGVVADGDPLPDEGYTHADD, from the coding sequence ATGGACGAACGCTCGGCGCTCCGCCTCCTCGCGGCGGACCTCCCCGACGCGGGCGACGACGCCGCCGTCGTGGACGGACTGGTGGTAACCACCGACATGCTCCACGAGTCGACGGACTTCCCCGCGGGGACGACGCGCTACACCGCGGGGTGGCGCGCCGTCGCCGCCTCGCTGTCGGACGTGGCCGCGATGGGCGCCGACGCGACGGCTGCCGTCGCCGCCTACGGTGCGCCGTCGCTCGACGAGACCGAACTGCGCGACTTCGTCGGCGGCGCCCGCGACGTCTGCGAGTCCGTGGGCGCCGCGTACGTCGGCGGTGACTTGGACACCCACGACGAGTTCACCGTCGCCACCACCGCCCTCGGCGAGACGAACGCCCCCCTCCGTCGATCCGGGGCATCGCCGGGCGAGACCGTCTGCGTCACGGGCGCCCTCGGTCGAAGTGCGGCCGCCCTCCGCGCCTTCGAGGCGGGTGACGACGAACGGGCGAACGACCTCTTCCGGTTCGACCCGCGCGTCGGCGCCGGCGTCGCCCTGCGCCCGCACGCGACGGCGATGATGGACTCCTCGGACGGCCTCGCCCGGTCGCTCCACCAACTCGCGGAGGCGTCCGACTGCGGGTTCGATATCGAGTGGGACCGGCTTCCGGTCCACGACGCGGTGACCGAGTACGGGGCGGACGCCGCCGACGAACGGGAGATGGCCGCCCACTTCGGCGAGGACTTCGAACTCGTGTTCACGCTCCCCGCGGACGCCGCCGACGCCGCGAGAGACGCGCTCTCGGTGCCGCTGACGGTTATCGGCGACGTCACCGACGACGGCGTCGTCGCCGACGGCGACCCCCTCCCCGACGAGGGGTACACGCACGCGGACGACTGA
- a CDS encoding lysylphosphatidylglycerol synthase transmembrane domain-containing protein — protein MARENLRATILGFLGAFAVFALLFYFAGVDELVDTLQMTDYSLVALVVVATLAWLMAWSLALRTVLDVLGVELSLPRSFFVFSGAMFSNNITPFGQAGGEPVTAYLISRSADAEYETSLAAIASVDTLNFVPSITIALVGAAYYASEITLGTNRNLLLALVVVVALAVAVPAVVYAAWQRRYRLESRAVSAFTPAVRTVSKYVPRVPVPTEEGIERRINGFFRAIERVATNPRGLALALGASTFGWFCQMVGLWLAFRAVGTPIPLSVAMLVVPIGAIAGVTPLPGGAGGIETVLVALLLAAPLPAVTTSIAAAAVVVFRGAVYWVPTLLGGGVMGWVSFRGSS, from the coding sequence ATGGCTCGCGAGAACCTCCGCGCCACGATTCTGGGCTTTCTCGGTGCGTTCGCGGTGTTCGCGCTGCTGTTCTACTTCGCGGGCGTCGACGAGTTGGTCGACACCTTACAGATGACCGACTACTCCCTCGTCGCTCTCGTCGTCGTCGCCACGCTGGCGTGGCTGATGGCGTGGAGCCTCGCGCTTCGAACGGTCCTCGACGTCCTCGGCGTCGAACTCTCCCTGCCGAGGTCCTTCTTCGTCTTCTCGGGGGCGATGTTCTCCAACAACATCACCCCGTTCGGGCAGGCCGGCGGAGAACCGGTGACCGCCTACCTCATCTCACGGTCGGCCGACGCCGAGTACGAGACGAGCCTCGCGGCCATCGCCAGCGTGGACACGCTGAACTTCGTCCCCTCCATCACCATCGCCCTCGTCGGCGCGGCCTACTACGCCAGCGAGATAACGCTCGGAACGAACCGGAATCTGCTGCTCGCCCTCGTCGTCGTCGTCGCTCTCGCGGTGGCGGTGCCGGCCGTCGTTTACGCCGCGTGGCAGCGGCGGTACAGGCTCGAATCCCGCGCCGTCTCGGCGTTCACCCCGGCCGTCCGGACGGTGTCGAAGTACGTACCACGGGTCCCAGTGCCGACCGAGGAGGGTATCGAGCGCCGCATTAACGGTTTCTTCCGCGCTATCGAGCGCGTGGCGACGAACCCGCGGGGCCTCGCGTTGGCGCTCGGCGCCTCGACGTTCGGGTGGTTCTGTCAGATGGTCGGTCTGTGGCTCGCCTTCCGCGCCGTCGGAACACCCATCCCGCTGTCCGTCGCGATGCTCGTCGTCCCCATCGGCGCCATCGCGGGCGTGACACCCCTCCCCGGCGGGGCCGGCGGCATCGAAACCGTCCTCGTCGCCCTGCTGCTCGCCGCGCCGCTGCCGGCCGTCACCACGTCCATCGCCGCGGCCGCCGTCGTCGTCTTCCGCGGGGCGGTGTACTGGGTGCCGACGCTGCTCGGCGGCGGCGTGATGGGGTGGGTCAGTTTCCGAGGCTCCTCGTAG
- a CDS encoding 30S ribosomal protein S19e, protein MVTLYDVPADALIEDVAERLEDRIEEADWMAYAKAGQTKELPPQQEDFWYVRAASLLRKVAMNGPVGVDRLSTEYGGRKRGSNRYVVSGKHADTGSKNIIRTILQQLEEEGLIRTAQGEGRLVTDEGRSFLDNAAADVFESLDRPELERYA, encoded by the coding sequence ATGGTAACCCTCTACGACGTTCCGGCCGACGCTCTCATCGAGGACGTCGCCGAGCGCCTCGAAGACCGCATCGAAGAAGCCGACTGGATGGCCTACGCGAAGGCGGGCCAGACCAAGGAGCTCCCGCCCCAGCAGGAGGACTTCTGGTACGTCCGCGCGGCGTCGCTGCTCCGAAAGGTGGCCATGAACGGACCCGTCGGCGTCGACCGCCTCTCGACGGAGTACGGCGGCCGCAAGCGCGGCTCGAATCGCTACGTCGTCTCGGGCAAGCACGCCGACACCGGCAGCAAGAACATCATCCGCACCATCCTCCAGCAGCTCGAAGAAGAGGGTCTCATCCGCACGGCGCAGGGCGAGGGTCGCCTCGTTACCGACGAGGGCCGCAGCTTCCTCGACAACGCCGCCGCCGACGTGTTCGAGTCGCTCGACCGGCCGGAACTCGAACGCTACGCGTAG
- a CDS encoding DNA-binding protein: MSGNPDDERLEKLREEKMQELQEQAEGQGGQGNEAAQNAAREQAEAQQDALLKQYLTDDARQRLNAVEMSKPDFAEKVKQQLTALAQSGRIQDRIDEEQMKGLLKELQPDSKSFNIRRR, translated from the coding sequence ATGAGCGGGAATCCCGACGACGAACGGCTGGAGAAGCTCCGAGAAGAGAAGATGCAGGAACTGCAGGAGCAGGCCGAAGGGCAGGGCGGTCAGGGCAACGAGGCCGCCCAGAACGCCGCCCGCGAGCAGGCGGAAGCCCAGCAGGACGCCCTGCTGAAACAGTATCTCACTGACGACGCCCGTCAGCGGCTGAACGCGGTGGAGATGTCGAAACCCGACTTCGCCGAGAAGGTGAAACAGCAGCTCACCGCCCTCGCGCAGAGCGGCCGCATCCAGGACCGCATCGACGAAGAGCAGATGAAGGGGCTGCTGAAAGAGCTCCAGCCGGACTCGAAGAGTTTCAACATCCGGCGGCGATAG
- a CDS encoding DUF7411 family protein, which translates to MDLALLYSGGKDSTLAALLLDSFYDVTLVTARFGVTEDWMHARDAADRLGYEFDSVELDREVAGEAVARMVEDGYPRNGIQRVHEHALERVAELDVVAVADGTRRDDRVPTVSRAQAQSLEDRHDVDYLAPLSGFGRRAVDRLVDATLEVESGPSEEISKGDYEGELRALIAEKHGWETVSNVFPDHDQTYVRGLK; encoded by the coding sequence GTGGACCTCGCGCTCCTCTACAGCGGCGGAAAAGATTCGACGCTGGCCGCCCTCCTGCTCGATTCGTTCTACGACGTGACGCTCGTCACCGCCCGGTTCGGCGTCACGGAAGACTGGATGCACGCGCGGGACGCCGCGGACCGACTCGGTTACGAGTTCGACAGCGTCGAACTGGACCGCGAGGTGGCCGGAGAGGCCGTCGCGCGGATGGTGGAGGACGGCTACCCCCGCAACGGCATCCAGCGCGTCCACGAACACGCCCTCGAACGCGTCGCGGAGTTGGACGTCGTCGCCGTCGCGGACGGAACGCGCCGCGACGACCGGGTGCCGACCGTCTCGCGGGCGCAGGCCCAGAGTCTCGAAGACAGACACGACGTCGACTACCTCGCCCCACTCTCGGGGTTCGGCCGCCGCGCCGTCGATAGACTCGTCGACGCCACCCTCGAAGTGGAAAGCGGCCCCTCCGAGGAGATATCGAAGGGCGACTACGAGGGCGAACTGCGAGCGCTCATCGCCGAGAAACACGGGTGGGAGACCGTCTCAAACGTTTTTCCCGACCACGACCAGACGTACGTCCGCGGGCTGAAGTGA
- a CDS encoding EamA family transporter, producing MVVLEPGIVYSVVAAFVWGVYIFLLKRYFGGYPGPVVTVVVNAFAILWYLPVTATQTDAGSVPTLGELGLFGVGVVLGTGALVGLAFVLFLDALAEGDVSYVAPINKLVPVFVLPIEIVLLNQFLGPLQIAGVLVATLAVYVANYRGGSLADPLRRAAHSRPAQLALASAALYAASDVGKRVALQELAIPTTVWVPVLFVTAGIAVLPVALRRWTSVRGALPRFAAAGGVVALGEHVTSTAFALVPASVASPIVNTQAIVAVILGGVLLRERDFGIRLVAAVLAVAGVSLIAVGGDVRSLADVAAALPF from the coding sequence ATGGTCGTTCTCGAACCGGGTATCGTCTACTCCGTGGTCGCCGCCTTCGTCTGGGGCGTATACATCTTTCTTCTCAAACGGTACTTCGGCGGCTACCCCGGCCCCGTCGTCACCGTCGTCGTCAACGCGTTCGCCATCCTGTGGTATCTGCCCGTTACCGCGACGCAGACGGACGCCGGGTCGGTGCCGACGCTCGGCGAACTGGGCCTCTTCGGCGTTGGCGTCGTCCTCGGAACGGGGGCGCTCGTCGGCCTCGCGTTCGTCCTGTTCTTGGACGCGTTGGCGGAGGGGGACGTCTCCTACGTCGCCCCCATCAACAAACTCGTCCCCGTCTTCGTCCTCCCCATCGAAATCGTCCTCCTGAACCAGTTTCTCGGACCGCTCCAGATCGCGGGCGTCCTCGTGGCGACGCTGGCGGTCTACGTCGCCAACTACCGGGGCGGGTCGCTCGCGGACCCGCTCAGACGGGCCGCCCACTCCCGCCCCGCGCAACTCGCCCTCGCCAGCGCCGCGCTGTACGCCGCCAGCGACGTCGGAAAGCGGGTCGCGCTCCAGGAACTCGCCATCCCGACGACCGTCTGGGTGCCCGTCCTCTTCGTCACCGCCGGGATAGCCGTCCTCCCGGTGGCCCTCCGGCGGTGGACGAGCGTTCGCGGCGCGCTTCCGCGGTTCGCCGCCGCGGGCGGCGTCGTCGCCCTCGGCGAACACGTCACCTCGACGGCGTTCGCGCTCGTCCCCGCGAGCGTCGCCTCGCCCATCGTCAACACGCAGGCCATCGTCGCCGTGATTCTCGGGGGCGTGCTCCTGCGCGAACGCGACTTCGGCATCCGGCTCGTCGCGGCGGTGCTGGCCGTCGCGGGCGTCTCGCTCATCGCCGTCGGCGGCGACGTCCGCTCCCTCGCCGACGTCGCGGCCGCGCTGCCGTTCTGA
- the hisS gene encoding histidine--tRNA ligase — protein sequence MYDRLKGFRDFYSEEMSARREAFDAVEDAAARYGFREIGTPALERTQMYVDKSGEEIVEELYAFEDKGGREVSLTPELTPTVARMVVAKQQELSKPIKWVSTRPFWRFEQVQQGRFREFYQTNIDVFGSSEPEADAEVLAVAADALTSLGLTSEDFEFRVSHRDILGGLLDSFDSEVDSRDAIRAVDKRAKVEDEEYLGLLSDAGLSYDQAREFDDLIAAGDLDEIAEFGGDDVADAVENLREVLAAAEDFGAGEFCEVSLTTARGLDYYTGVVFECFDSTGDVSRAAFGGGRYDDLIEDFGGQPTPAVGVALGDATLQLLCERAGVWPDEELRTDYYVLTVGDTRGVASRVAGDLRDGGNVVETDVAGRSFGAQMGYADSVNAETVVIVGEQDLENDEVTVKDMESGEQTTAPVDEFPGDRERPTYDDFA from the coding sequence ATGTACGACCGACTCAAGGGATTTCGCGACTTCTACTCCGAGGAGATGTCCGCTCGACGTGAGGCGTTCGACGCCGTCGAGGACGCCGCGGCGCGCTACGGCTTCCGCGAAATCGGGACGCCGGCGCTCGAACGGACGCAGATGTACGTCGACAAGAGCGGCGAGGAAATCGTCGAGGAACTGTACGCCTTCGAGGACAAAGGTGGAAGAGAAGTGTCGCTGACGCCCGAGTTGACGCCGACGGTGGCCCGGATGGTCGTCGCCAAACAGCAGGAACTCTCGAAGCCCATCAAGTGGGTCTCCACGCGGCCGTTCTGGCGGTTCGAGCAGGTCCAGCAGGGGCGCTTCCGCGAGTTCTACCAGACCAACATCGACGTGTTCGGCTCCTCGGAACCCGAGGCCGACGCCGAGGTGCTTGCCGTCGCCGCCGACGCCCTCACCTCGCTGGGCCTCACGAGCGAGGACTTCGAGTTCCGCGTCTCCCACCGCGACATCCTCGGCGGCCTCCTCGATTCGTTCGACAGCGAGGTCGATTCGAGGGACGCCATCCGCGCCGTCGACAAGCGCGCGAAGGTCGAAGACGAGGAGTACCTCGGTCTGCTCTCGGACGCCGGCCTCTCGTACGACCAGGCGCGGGAGTTCGACGACCTCATCGCCGCGGGCGACCTCGACGAGATAGCCGAGTTCGGCGGCGACGACGTGGCCGACGCCGTCGAGAACCTGCGCGAGGTGCTCGCCGCCGCCGAGGACTTCGGCGCGGGCGAGTTCTGCGAGGTGTCCCTGACGACCGCCCGCGGACTGGACTACTACACGGGCGTCGTCTTCGAGTGCTTCGACTCCACGGGCGACGTCTCGCGCGCGGCGTTCGGCGGCGGCCGCTACGACGACCTCATCGAGGACTTCGGCGGCCAACCGACGCCCGCCGTCGGCGTCGCCCTCGGCGACGCGACACTCCAACTGCTCTGCGAACGCGCGGGCGTCTGGCCCGACGAGGAACTGCGAACCGACTACTACGTGCTCACCGTCGGCGACACGCGTGGCGTCGCCTCCCGCGTCGCCGGCGACCTGCGCGACGGCGGCAACGTCGTCGAGACGGACGTCGCGGGCCGCAGTTTCGGCGCGCAGATGGGCTACGCCGACTCCGTGAACGCCGAGACGGTCGTCATCGTCGGCGAACAGGACTTGGAGAACGACGAGGTGACGGTAAAGGACATGGAGTCGGGCGAGCAGACCACCGCGCCCGTGGACGAGTTCCCCGGCGACCGCGAGCGACCGACGTACGACGACTTCGCCTAA